tatAGTTTATAAAAACATTAcattttcattgtaaaaatgaattgtttaattttataaattaaatgtttaaagatttaaataaatcatcatACTATCTTCAATAATatacttttaattttaagctattcaaacatttataacataaataaataataaaaaaataaaaaagcaaataataaaaataaatttaaaatattattaaaataaaaaattaataaatctataaatatataaaaatattttataaaaattataatcattcTTCTTTCATAAAATTCTAatcaattttgattaaaatttaatgttaattctttatttataaatataatatttttaattaaaccaTAAGTAGAAATAACAGGTAAAAACCATACTGttctaaaaaaataactttaaaaaagaaaactttattttaaacattttaacatttaaataataaacaaaaaatccaAATAATATAcctaaaaaaatgattaaaattggtaaaatttttatataaaaagaCAAAATAATGACATATCTATaaggaaaaattaatcaactaAACATAGAACCTCCTTAAATTACTATcaatatcataaaatatattgaattatttatataaacatcataatcattcaaataatttaatctaattatattataccaacctaatatagaaaaataaatcaaacgaAAAGTATAAGAAACAgttaaaaaagttgaaataaaaaaaataaatgtaataaatatattataatttaatattaaaactatttctaaaattatatCCTTAGAATAAAATCCAGCTAAAAAAGGAAATCCACATAAagataaattagaaaaatgaaaacaaatagAAGTAAATGGTATTTGATTAAATATTGAACCTAATAAACGAATatcctgaaaattatttaatccaTCAATAAAAACTCCTGaacatataaataataatgcttcaaaaaatgtatgtattaaaagatgaaaaaaagtctGAAACTTAAatcctaaaaataaaattcttattATCAAACCTAATTGACTTAAAGTTGATAaggcaataattattttaaatcaaattcaaaatttgcatTCAATCCAGACATAAATATAGTTAATctagataataataaaaatataataataaaattctctctattaaataaattttcaaatcgaagtaataaataaactcCTGCCGTTACTAAAGTAGAAGAAGGAACTAATGAAGATACAGGAGTAGGAGCTGCTATTGCCGCAGGAAgtcgagaagaaaaaggaatttGTGCACTTTTAGTAAATGAAGcaatcaaaattattaaagTAATTACtattataaaagaattatatttcaaaacatctatataaaaatgaaaatttcaaccaccaaaatttattattcaagaaattaataataataaaaaaatatcaccaaTACGATTAGAAATAACAGTTAATATACCAGCATTAAAAGACTTAAcattttgataataaattactaAACAATAAGAAATCAAACCTAACCCATCCCAACCTAATAAAATACTAATTAAATTTGGACTaacaattattaatatcattgatacaacaaataaaattacttatataataaatcgattcaaattcaaatcatttatTACATAGGAATTTCTATATAAAATTaccaaagaagaaataaataaaactgttcttataaaaattaatgatatCCAGTCAAACAAAAATGTTATTACTACGCAGgaagaattaatttcaattaaattatacTCAACAAAATAAACTAAATCATATaatgaggagagtacaatttcgaaatttttaggtgagttgaaaaattaacgacggagccaggaatcgaacctggtatctagagatgctttgccggagacttactccactagaccacctagccgccctgactacactgtcattaatttctctcatcacctgtatttcgaaaattgtttttgttttcgtgtgccattgaatttgtttacatttgagattcgtcgcagagacacattttagacttgtgtgtgaagcttgttggtatgtacacacatatgctgtaagtggctattaatgtgaaattaaaattcactttagccatttacttttgaacggctgcgcgttcattttggcgatatgagctacgcatatcatatttttagcgagaaaaatttgcttgaggagagtacaatttcgaaatttttaggtgagttgaaaaattaacgacggagccaggaatcgaacctggtatctagagatgctttgccggagacttactccactagaccacctagccgccctgactacactgtcattaatttctctcatcacctgtatttcgaaaattgtttttgttttcgtgtgccattgaatttgtttacatttgagattcgtcgcagagacacattttagacttgtgtgtgaagcttgttggtatgtacacacatatgctgtaagtggctattaatgtgaaattaaaattcactttagccatttacttttgaacggctgcgcgttcattttggcgatatgagctacgcatatcatatttttagcgagaaaaatttgcttgaggagagtacaatttcgaaatttttaggtgagttgaaaaattaacgacggagccaggaatcgaacctggtatctagagatgctttgccggagacttactccactagaccacctagccgccctgactacactgtcattaatttctctcatcacctgtatttcgaaaattgtttttgttttcgtgtgccattgaatttgtttacatttgagattcgtcgcagagacacattttagacttgtgtgtgaagcttgttggtatgtacacacatatgctgtaagtggctattaatgtgaaattaaaattcactttagccatttacttttgaacggctgcgcgttcattttggcgatatgagctacgcatatcatatttttagcgagaaaaatttgcttgaggagagtacaatttcgaaatttttaggtgagttgaaaaattaacgacggagccaggaatcgaacctggtatctagagatgctttgccggagacttactccactagaccacctagccgccctgactacactgtcattaatttctctcatcacctgtatttcgaaaattgtttttgttttcgtgtgccattgaatttgtttacatttgagattcgtcgcagagacacattttagacttgtgtgtgaagcttgttggtatgtacacacatatgctgtaagtggctattaatgtgaaattaaaattcactttagccatttacttttgaacggctgcgcgttcattttggcgatatgagctacgcatatcatatttttagcgagaaaaatttgcttgaggagagtacaatttcgaaatttttaggtgagttgaaaaattaacgacggagccaggaatcgaacctggtatctagagatgctttgccggagacttactccactagaccacctagccgccctgactacactgtcattaatttctctcatcacctgtatttcgaaaattgtttttgttttcgtgtgccattgaatttgtttacatttgagattcgtcgcagagacacattttagacttgtgtgtgaagcttgttggtatgtacacacatatgctgtaagtggctattaatgtgaaattaaaattcactttagccatttacttttgaacggctgcgcgttcattttggcgatatgagctacgcatatcatatttttagcgagaaaaatttgcttgaggagagtacaatttcgaaatttttaggtgagttgaaaaattaacgacggagccaggaatcgaacctggtatctagagatgctttgccggagacttactccactagaccacctagccgccctgactacactgtcattaatttctctcatcacctgtatttcgaaaattgtttttgttttcgtgtgccattgaatttgtttacatttgagattcgtcgcagagacacattttagacttgtgtgtgaagcttgttggtatgtacacacatatgctgtaagtggctattaatgtgaaattaaaattcactttagccatttacttttgaacggctgcgcgttcattttggcgatatgagctacgcatatcatatttttagcgagaaaaatttgcttgaggagagtacaatttcgaaatttttaggtgagttgaaaaattaacgacggagccaggaatcgaacctggtatctagagatgctttgccggagacttactccactagaccacctagccgccctgactacactgtcattaatttctctcatcacctgtatttcgaaaattgtttttgttttcgtgtgccattgaatttgtttacatttgagattcgtcgcagagacacattttagacttgtgtgtgaagcttgttggtatgtacacacatatgctgtaagtggctattaatgtgaaattaaaattcactttagccatttacttttgaacggctgcgcgttcattttggcgatatgagctacgcatatcatatttttagcgagaaaaatttgcttgaggagagtacaatttcgaaatttttaggtgagttgaaaaattaacgacggagccaggaatcgaacctggtatctagagatgctttgccggagacttactccactagaccacctagccgccctgactacactgtcattaatttctctcatcacctgtatttcgaaaattgtttttgttttcgtgtgccattgaatttgtttacatttgagattcgtcgcagagacacattttagacttgtgtgtgaagcttgttggtatgtacacacatatgctgtaagtggctattaatgtgaaattaaaattcactttagccatttacttttgaacggctgcgcgttcattttggcgatatgagctacgcatatcatatttttagcgagaaaaatttgcttgaggagagtacaatttcgaaatttttaggtgagttgaaaaattaacgacggagccaggaatcgaacctggtatctagagatgctttgccggagacttactccactagaccacctagccgccctgactacactgtcattaatttctctcatcacctgtatttcgaaaattgtttttgttttcgtgtgccattgaatttgtttacatttgagattcgtcgcagagacacattttagacttgtgtgtgaagcttgttggtatgtacacacatatgctgtaagtggctattaatgtgaaattaaaattcactttagccatttacttttgaacggctgcgcgttcattttggcgatatgagctacgcatatcatatttttagcgagaaaaatttgcttgaggagagtacaatttcgaaatttttaggtgagttgaaaaattaacgacggagccaggaatcgaacctggtatctagagatgctttgccggagacttactccactagaccacctagccgccctgactacactgtcattaatttctctcatcacctgtatttcgaaaattgtttttgttttcgtgtgccattgaatttgtttacatgattcgtcgcagagacacattttagacttgtgtgtgaagcttgttggtatgtacacacatatgctgtaagtgctattaatgtgaaattaaaattcactttagccatttacttttgaacggctgcgcgttcttttttggcgatatggagctacgcatatcatatttttagcgagaaatatttgcttgaggagagtacaatttcgaaatttttaggtgagttgaaaaattaacgacggagccaggaaatcgaacctggtatctagagatgcctttgccggagacttactccactagaccacctagtcgccctgactacactgtcattaatttctctcatcacctgtatttcgaaaattgtttttgtttttcgtgtgccattgatttgtttacatttgagattcgtcgcagagacacattttagacttgtgtgtgaagcttgttggtatgtacacacatatgctgtaagtggctattaatgtgaaattaaaattcactttagccatttacttttgaacggctgcgcgttcattttggcgatatgagctacgcatatcatatttttagcgagaaaatttgcttgaggagagtacaatttcgaaatttttaggtgagttgaaaaattaacgacggagccaggaatcgaacctggtatctagagattctttgccggagacttactccactagaccacctagccgccctgactacactgtcattaatttctctcatcacctgtatttcgaaaattgtttttgttttcgtgtgccattgaatttgtttacatttgagattcgtcgcagagacacattttagacttgtgtgtgaagcttgttggtatgtacacacatatgctgtaagtggctactaatgtgaaattaaaattcactttagccatttacttttgaacggctgcgcgttcattttggcgatatgagctagcgcatatcatatttttagcgagaaaaatttgcttgaggagagtacaatttcgaaatttttaggtgagttgaaaaattaacgacggagccaggaatcgaacctggtatctagagatgctttgccggagacttactcactagaccacctagccgcccctgactacactgtcattaatttctctcatcacctgtatttcgaaaattgtttttgttttcgtgtgccattgaatttgtttacatttgagattcgtcgcagagacacattttagacttgtgtgtgaagcttgttggtatgtacacacatatgctgtaagtggctattaatgtgaaattaaaattcactttagccatttacttttgaacggctgcgcgttcattttggcgatatgagctacgcatatacaaatttttagcgagaaaaatttgcttgaggagagtacaatttcgaaatttttaggtgagttgaaaaattaacgacggagccaggaatcgaacctggtatctagagatgctttgccggagacttactccactagaccacctagccgccctgactacactgtcattaatttctctcatcacctgtatttcgaaaattgtttttgttttcgtgtgccattgaatttgtttacatttgagattcgtcgcagagacacattttagacttgtgtgtgaagcttgttggtatgtacacacatatgctgtaagtggctattaatgtgaaattaaaattcactttagcccatttacttttgaacggctgcgcgttccattttggcgatatgagctacgcatatcatatttttagcgagaaaaatttgcttgaggagagtacaatttcgaaatttttaggtgagttgaaaaattaacgacggagccaggaatcgaacctggtatctagagatg
This portion of the Neodiprion lecontei isolate iyNeoLeco1 unplaced genomic scaffold, iyNeoLeco1.1 ptg000106l, whole genome shotgun sequence genome encodes:
- the LOC107220241 gene encoding LOW QUALITY PROTEIN: NADH-ubiquinone oxidoreductase chain 5-like (The sequence of the model RefSeq protein was modified relative to this genomic sequence to represent the inferred CDS: inserted 1 base in 1 codon; deleted 1 base in 1 codon; substituted 5 bases at 5 genomic stop codons), with translation YDLVYFVEYNLIEINSSCVVITFLFDWISLIFIRTVLFISSLVILYRNSYVINDLNLNRFIIXVILFVVSMILIIVSPNLISILLGWDGLGLISYCLVIYYQNVKSFNAGILTVISNRIGDIFLLLLISXIINFGGXNFHFYIDVLKYNSFIIVITLIILIASFTKSAQIPFSSRLPAAIAAPTPVSSLVPSSTLVTAGVYLLLRFENLFNRENFIIIFLLLSRLTIFMSGLNANFEFDLKXIIALSTLSQLGLIIRILFLGFKFQTFFHLLIHTFFEALLFICSGVFIDGLNNFQDIRLLGSIFNQIPFTSICFHFSNLSLCGFPFLAGFYSKDIILEIVLILNYNIFITFIFFISTFLTVSYTFRLIYFSILGWYNIIRLNYLNDYDVYINNSIYFMILIVIXGGSMFSXLIFPYRYVIILSFYIKILPILIIFLGILFGFFVYYLNVKMFKIKFSFLKLFFRTVWFLPVISTYGLIKNIIFINKELTLNFNQN